GCTGCCGCCTCtgcctcagctcctcctccaccgccgagCCGGAGTGGAGGGAGCGCCGTTGGGCGGCGTGCCTGgagccggggcccggggccggggcccgggCCCCCGTCCCGTGGTGgttcctctcctcgcctctctcgGTGCAGCGGGGAGCTCTCCTGTTGCCGCCGGCCGACCGGCGACTACTCTTGGGCGGCCGAAGCGCGGACACGTACTGTAGGTAATGTGTTGACGGACGTACAGAcaaacagatggatggatggacagacacaTGGACAGACGGAAAAAGGGCCAGACGGACATaaagagggacagacggacagacagaaagagggccAGACGGACATAAAGAGGGACAGACGGAAAGAGGGCCAGACGGACATAAAGAGGGACAGACGGAAAGAGggccagacggacagacagaaagagggccagacggacagaaagaaagagggaaagacgGACATaaagagggacggacggacagacagaaagagggacagacggacataaagagggacagacggacagacagaaagagggacagacggacataaagagggacagacggacagacagaaagagggacggacggacagacagaaagagggacagacggacataaagagggacagacggacagacagaaagagggacagacggacataaagagggacggacagacagacataaagagggacagatggacagacagaaagagaccaAACATGAGACTATTCTTTGGGGTGCGTAGAGATGGATCAGGGAACCTTCTCACaggttctgatggttctgccGAATGGTTTACTTTGTGTCTTTCCATCCTGGCGATGACGTTGAGGTCCGTGGTATCAGAAATCCCCCCGTGGACCACCAGCACCTTGCCATCGATCACCGTGGCCAGGGGCAGCCAGCTGAACATCTTCTGCAGAAGCTTCAAGATCTTTTTGCCGTGAACCTATGGAAGGAGTGTTTTCCTAAACTTTGGGTCAGGCGCCAAAATTGGGTCACAATCCAGTGTGATGACGGTCGAGCACTGACAACCAAcagagtgtgtggttgttggGTCACATCATATTTAGATATATGTCTAGATGAATTGAATCAGTATCCGATTCAGATTCTGAATTTACTTTATTGGCAAGTAAGTGTAACCATACAAGAAATTTCCAATATCAATAATCACGATAGATAAACAGCAAAACTGGGTTGTGTCGTTAAAAAGTTGTTAAAAACCTACCCTATATTTTCCAAGCACTTCTTTGGTGAATCCATATCTGCAACAAATAAATATCCCATAATAGATAAGCGATTGGCTTCGGCTTCAGGCCATCAAGAGGGTGAACATAACGGAGGTTAAGGGGGCCCAGATCCACCTCAGGTTAACAATGTGGTCCTCGTGGTTCCCCCTGTTGAGGTGGACCCCGTTGGGGTACACCAGCAGGAAGGCAAACAGAATGAGCAGGATCTCCATGGAACTCTTGCCACGGTCCACAAAGTCTCCGTTGAAAACATAGGGCTTCTCCGAGGAAGGCAGGCCGTTCTGCGACACGAAGGGAAAGAGTGGAAGTTATTTTAGAATGGAATCCacgtgtaataaaaaaaaattcctTCATTAGCCTACTTGTTGGTGACATTTGTACGTACCTTATAAAATACTAATAACAGATCTTCTAATTGCCCGTGCAAGTCACCTAGGataaaacacattatttttttctgtcgAAATGGCAAAACATTTgcatagtatgtgtgtgtgtgcaggcacgcgtgtctgtgtgtttgtgtgtgtaccacaTATAGTGATCTCCTTTGAGTGGCAGGTGGAGACGTGATTAATGTTGGGTAGGATTCTCAGGAGCTTCCAAGCCTCTCCGAGAAGCTGCAGGACGTACCGGGAATGAAGCAGCTACTAGGAGCaaccaaaataaagaaaaacagaaatacCAAGAAACGCTAGATCATGGGATAGAGATTAGAAAGGTTATCCGGGGAAGATGGCAAGAATTGATGGTTAATTGATAGAGAGGTGTTGTAGTTGTAGTACATAAGCAGGCTAATTACAgtatcttgaaaaaaaaaaatctgcataACCACATCACTAACATTAGCCCTATAATAATGGGTGTGATCATTTGTGTTAGAAATAGGGAAAAAGGggttaataatactaataatacaaacaaaaaattatatttttatagCGCCTACATATGGGAGAAAACAGAACTTTACAAATTCACCTGGAATACAAatttacaaatgtgtgtgtctatgggacTTCGAAAGCCATAGTCACCAATTATAAAAAGATGAATCTGTCTTTCTATGTACACCTGCGGGTTTGCACACAcagcttaaaggggacatattatatcACCAAGTGTCAGTGTGATAAGCCGTTacgagccgttttgaaaatctgcctcttctgacatcctATGTGGGcgcgtccacctagatgtgtgttagatagatcagtctaccagcctacccagtggactgtagtaaacgttgctcatctatccgtctcACATCTAGGTGCcaggcccacttgtgatgtcagaagaggcagattttcaaaatggcttgtaacggctaatcacactcagacctggtggtataatatgtcacctttgaGGCAGCTCAAATCCCAGGCCCGGCACCAGTGCACCTACCTGCTTGTGCTTGAAGGCCTCCACCAGTTTGGACGCCTCACAGAAGGTCATGGGGAAGGTGAGGTGGGGCCCGTGGTAACCGTGGGATACCTCGATGCTCTTGTAGCAGAAGTACCTCTCCCATTCCGTGTCATGGACCACGTCGTTCTCGCGGAATATATGAGAGATGAGACTTCCTGATGAGAGACGGGGAAGACAGCGAGAAGTGGCAGAGGCAAAcagcgttgggggggggggggggaaagggggctTAAAGTGGAGCTTGGATCACTGTGTAATAATCTAAGAGGACCCGAATGGGATTATGGAGGGCATTATCTCACTCTCACTACTGGCTGGAGTGAAGTGTTCCATCAGGTAGCCGAAGAAATTGTAGAGCTGGGAATGATGAGGCAAATGAATAATCAACCATCAGTCATCAACTACGTGTGATTGGAGGAAATACAAGTAAGATAAAGATGGTGTTTTAAATGGTTCAAGAATAAGGCAGAAAATATGCTAGCTCTGACGTTATTTCCATAAAGAGAGAAGGCCAGAATACATGGCAGGCATGAATGTCATCAACGGTTCTCATGGGCAGACGATCATTTGAGGAAAAATGCACCTTGATCTGATCCTGTTCTCCTGCGTACTCGATGGACTGGAAGATGTTCCAGGTGCACCTGCGTCTCATCTCCAGCCGGGCTGCGTACTGGCGGTACCAGCGCTGGATCAGAAGTGCTGCCCTCATGGCTGGAGAGGAGGgtgaaggatggatggatgagcgGAGGAGAAACATGCAAACCAAAGAGTAGTTTGATCTGTGTGTTGAAGATGGCTTCctccaaaaacaacacaaactggATTTTGGTGTTTTGTTGCAGGAAGCAGGATAGTGTAGTGCAGCTATGGTGACTCCAAGCCATAAGGTCCTCGGTTCGATCTCCAATATACGCAGCTGACCTGTAGGCCGGCCTCACCCACTACCTgttctgctccttaatgaactctGTCTAAATTCACTGTAAGCCACTTTGGATAAtttaaagcatctgctaaattatGATATAATAGACTCACCGGTCGCAGCTTCACCGATAGCATGGGGTTTAAGTTAATAGATCAATGTACCATTCATAGAAATGTGAAAAATGTGCAGGATATTTAAATGGATCAATACCATtaaacatgtatttacctgGAACGGAGATATGTTCTGGGAAAAGACacaagaaacagagagaaaaccttcaaataaaataaatataaatatatatattgacgagTGAATATCTGTCTctttttcgctctctctcttactgtaGCTAAAAATCCATATGGAAATAAGACGTTCCACCTTTCCACACAGATAGTACCATAGTTATGCATGTCCTCGAACAATGAAGCTCCAAGGTGGATCATACCCTACCTCTTTCCCTCTTCTTTCCCAGAGATGCTGCTGCCTTTCCCATCCCACACCCCATGACCTGTGGTGGTATCTTCAATGCCAAAGCAAAAACAACATTcaaattaatattcatatatccCATCTTCATACATTGAAATATTCATATATTGCGTCACAATATCTCTGACCGTGAAAGAGAGGATTTTGTGCATAAAGTAAGCATTGATTTAGTCAATGCGACTAAAGTGTACACATTTTCAACAGAGGTATGTATTGGTATCTATGTACAGGTAAGTATttagaaacagagacagaacatTGCAGCAAGAACGTTATCCACGGTCATCATTCTTCAACAATGCATATTAGGCAAATTGTATTAACATAAATAATAGTTAAATAACTAAGAATTATACAATCAGAATCCTCATTGATCACAGGATATTTTAAATATAGAGTACATGATTGGCCAATCGCATTCAATCCAAAGCCCAACCCCCACGAAGACCGTGTAAACAAAAACCTTACCTAGTTAAAGTGTTGAttcccagcagctcctccacatCGTACATAGTTTGCCGTTGTCCTTTGCATAATTTCCACCACTAATAACACAACTGCTTCTGGCACAAATATACCCATTGCTTTATTGTCTCTTAACCGGTACACCCTTTGTTTACAAgtattgaaaacacacaacagctctctgtgtctgtctctgacctGGGCATGCAGACGTCTAATATACAGGCGAGTGTCTTGGACGGCAATCCCCTGTGACCACTTAATCAAAACAACAAGTTGCTAGGGGATTAGGATTAAAGATGAGTATGACCGTGCAAGCCCCGAATAAACAAGATAAATACTTGTGTGATAAAGGGCACTCATTAGGTACAGTAGGCTGCAATTGTTGCTGACCTCATATGCAAAACCAACCCAGTTGCCAAACCCAAAATCTGTATGTTTCTGCAAACCTCAAATCTCATAGTTTCTGTACCAAAAATAAATGACATATAACTGACATAAAATCGTTTCTACGTATTTTTGGTTGCGAAACGTTGAGATTCAACGTGTCCGTGGTGTGCTGGACCGTACTGTACTAATAGCTAAGTTTGTTACAGTAAAGCATCACGTCAATGTATATTGCAGTGTGTTATCAGCGTTGGGAAAGTTACCTTGAAAGTGTAGTGAGCCAAGGCTAAGCTACAGGTTAGGTTACTCTACATTACATTGAGCTTCAGTACACTGAAGCGGTCTACCAGAGAAATGTAGGACGCTAAGCTACCGGTTACTCTGCATTAAATGAGATTCAACACATGCTGTAAAAATTGTTTACAATTCAAGTAGTCAAgttttaaaaaatacaattataattataaatctTATAGCTTGGCCTTATAATACatacaataatacattttattttaaaaagcgCCTTTCAAGGTACCCAAGGGCACTGTACAAATAAGGTACACAAAGCCAATACAAAGCAATCAAACACTGACACTATAGACATAATACACTCAGGGACATTCAGAGAGCAAGCGTACCGCACGGAGATTGACCTATGGATGGATATGAATGCAAGGTACAAAgggaaaaacacacatagaaacacacaatacatacGGCATAAAGTGTAAACCAGATGTAGGGAGGATAACAAGTAAAAGCAGGGAAAATAAACGTGGCAGTGCAAGTTGAAATCAGTAGGCGGAAAGGAAAGCTGAACTAGATGGTGGTTTTTTTTAACTGTGATTAAAAAAGTAGATAAGTGCTTTGGCGCATCACGAGTGTCAGGGCATTCCACAGCTTTGGGCCTGCCACACTGAAAGCCCTGTCAACCATGCAGCAATATATACAAGTTAAATTCAAACAAATGTTGAATTTATTGTGTGAccaaaagttacattttttctCACACAATAAATAGACAAATTTCCAAAAGCAAATGGTCCTAAATAATGGAAATTATTGAGATTTATACTCTTTAATAGTGTATCGTTTGCTTGCATCATGCTTTGTGTATATGCTGTTGAGTGAAAGTCTGAGGGGCCATCAGTTTGTGGCTTGTTTCAATAGGCAGGTTGTGTACAAATATTGGTAACACTCTACAATAAGTGCACAATAATAAACCATTATTTAACCATAGTTAATGCATTCACAAGCATCAACTTAATGAAACAATTAACAAGCTAAAAcaatgaggatttttttttatcttggtaCTCAGGCAGGTGTTGAAAACTAGCATGTTTGCTAATATACTTAAGACAATGCCTCTGGTTCGTCCAATGAATTGTCATGTCCATGTCAAATAAAATGGAATAATATTACTCATTAAAGGACATTATTCAactttaaaatatatatgaatacttATACTTACAATTGTTATACTTACTAACAATTGTGATTGACGCATGTTCAATGTATCTTACTACAGTAGGCTGTAGTTCACTTCAACTTGCTTGAGAAATAAAAAGATTTTTATCacctataaaaaaaataactgaaTGCCAGATGGCTTTAACGAGTCTCCAAGAGGCTTTCAATCATGACGTATTACAAATGAACTGACTAAACTTTGCAACTGAAATCTAAACTGAAGCACTCACTTGAGTCAGAGTTCTGATTTAAGCTAAAACAAACCTGCTGCTTCAAAACAGGTCCTATATACGTATGCTTCTATtttgatatacattttaatattagCAAtaatactacaactactactactaataataataataatagtgtctgacagtggcgtcactaggctgttttattcggggctaaatccccggatctaatttgattagccccgaatcttttttgttaaaaaaataaaaaatatttttttttagatatTTTGCTGCATGCAGAGCCTGTGCCATATCCACCCGTCGCAGATGCTCCCATTTGTTAGGACTCTTGCGTAGGTTACTGCTAGGAATTTCTGTTCTACTGCTCAAGATTTTAAGCCATGAATTGATGAACttgcattgaagaaaatatgtCAGTTTTCTCTGGGCTGTAAATAGGCCAATCTATGAGGTTAAATAGCATTTCCACTATAAAATGATGCAGAAAAGGCACAGATAGATGAATAAGAATccaccagaatgcaggaaattaagTGTTTGACGCTCAAAAAATGTTTGGGAGCACCCCCATACCCCCACCTATAATTTGTCCCCaaaaatgttgaaatgaacCTAGCCTATATGACCCTATACGCAGGTTGTATGCAATATATTCATAGATATGTTGTCtttactttttgtattaaaaagaAGGCATGTCAGTAAACTCCATGCCGGCCCTTAGTGTGATTATCACTTCATCATAGAGCGGCcctttgtgaaaatgagtttgacacccctgatataggtaatgtaaggtctgtctcacttgtattcattttactctgaaataacttgaatggaactttagatgtctggggataagcagcagtcaggtagcaaaGCTATAATTACCTGCCTATTTGGTTTATTTAgggaaagcattatgaaaaaaaaattgcatgtGCAATAAAGTATACAACAAAATTTGCCACGCACGCACTGTCCTATTCCCTCTTGGGCTAAGCCCCAgatgtttcagaaacctagaaacgcccctggtGTCTGATTGAGGGGCACCTGCAGCAATCAACCTCCTCAGACCTTCGGTGGAACATAAGTAGTTATTTGAGGAGTTCTCTGTGATTCTGTTCCAGGATCAACAGCTGTCCACATcgccccctccgcccccagTGGGAGATGTCAGACGTTCAAGGTCTTTAAGCCTTTTAGAAAAAGCTTCCAAGGAATCCGTCGCCTGCTGTGAACTCAGAACTCCCCCCGTGGTGCCCTGGGATGAAcccaatgtttgtgtgtgagtgtgtgtctgtgtgtgtgtgagacagtgtgtgtatgtgtgtcttgcATGTGTGTAATCTTTGTACGAATGTGGgtctcagtgtgtgcgtgtatctcagtgtgtgtgtgtgtgtgtgtgtgtgtgtgtgtgtgtgtgtgtgtgtgtgtgtgtgtgtgtgtgtgtgtgtgtgtgtgtgtgtgtgtgtgtgtgtgtgtgtgtgtataaaagcAGCATGCAGGGTTCTTCTGAGGACACCAGGGAACGTTGCATTGGTTATGAGCCTCTTTGGGCCTCTTTCTACTCTCAGATGTTAACTGAATCTGAACTTCCCGCGATCGCATCCCATTTTCTACAGTTGTGCTGTGCACTCATATTATTCTGATTATAATGGGTTTATCTGCCAAGGTATTTCATGGCAGTGCCAATGTCTGACAGTTTCAAAGGGAGTCAACAGAACATCCTGATCTCAACCAAAAGCAATACAAAGTAATACATTTGTTACAACTTGAATTCGAAGTTGCCTACCACCACCAAAGTACATTAATTTCGGAAAACCCCAGCTTTGCTTCTCCCCATTGTTAAGATGgtaatatattatatgtattagTAACTTTCATCTCTATTATTTATCGAATGTCGAAAAATAGTCTTCTGCACTGCTTCAAACATATATTTTTGCCTTTTCTAGGAAGATCTGTTTCCCATTATTGAAAAAAATGGACGCCCTTGGAACGCTATTGACCAATCAGTCAACAGGTATTCAACATTGCAGAACCTCAGAATCTCAGAACCATACAACTTTAAACAGTGTTATCTTGTGTAGAAACTAGCCAGAACTGGTGTTAGCACTATGAATGTGTGGTCCAACAAGGTAGGCGACTAATGTTAGCTTTAATATCAGCTGGTTTAATACGGTCATAGAATAAATCAGTTTACATCACTTCATATCTGCTAGCCAGCGTATCGTGAGCTAAACTAAACTTAAAATGCCTCATCACTGAGTATTACTCTGCCATTGATTCTACCCATAAAATGGCGCTGCAAGCTTAGAAACGTCTGTGAAATGTACTTAAAAGTGTCTCCGTTGCTAGGTCTTTACCAAGACTCCACTCACTGGCAGGAGTATTCAACTACAGTTTGTGTTACAAACCAATTTAGCGGCGGGAATTATGTTTTCCGGGAATTAGCAGGATCAAACGTGTTGTTTTGCAGTTTCAAagtgatataaataacaaaaaaatccaTATTTTAGAGCAATTGCCCCGCATCATGACTACATTTTGATTATACAGTTAAAGTGGCATTTTTTGGTATTATTTTACAATAGCaacaaggccgccttaatgcacgggctgGGCTGaagggctgaagccccagggcctacaACGAtcaggggcctatcatgagctgcagtattatttattattattatttgttcttTTATATACTGGCTCATGATGGGAcccccgatcggcgtaggcccAAAACAATGTAAATTCTTGGGGCCTACAAAGATCACAGGGCAAGAAAATACTAAGAAAAATCACATTGCTTTGGTATTTGTTGACTTTTCTGTCCATCACTTGATATAAATTGTTGTggcttctaattggcccaattTACCAGTGACCCACGTGGGGACAATTACTCAACAGCCTATCACATTCTAGAGGAATGTTTTGGCTTGTGATTCAAATCGATTCATGCGCGggcttacctgggctgaagcctACGACGGtcaggggcctatcatgagcttcAGTATttaacatatattatatatattaaatactgcagctcatgataggcctctgatctttgcaggccccaaacaaaaaatcacattgttTTGGGCCCATGCAGATCgcggggcctatcatgagccagtatatattatatattagtgctgtcagttaaacgcgttattaacggcgttaacgcaaaccaattttaacggcgttaatttttttatcgcacgattaaggcaattcttttatttttttctttggttcaaaacaaagaagccgtagcctgactgctatgtcaaggcagtatgtttgtatgttcatcgtttaattgcactataggcatttgttttgtatcgtcctgttttgatcagtagatgccaatgttgttatcaataaaaaaacatttgcacaaggcaagccgatgcacttctccatgttgataagaaaaaaagaaaaatttatgggacaaagaaatctagggttatttagcatagaaaaaacatttgcgattaatcgcgagttaactatggcattaatgtgattaatcgcaattaaatattttaatcgcttgacagcactaatatatcgATTTTATACTGACTCAGGATAggccccatgtgtgtgtgtgtgtgtgtgtgtgatatggaTTCCCAAGGCCCGCCAAGGCCAAAGAGGAACCtcttacttacttactactACTCTTAATATGCTGTAATtaggcgtgtttgtgtttctgcagACATGTTTTCTTTTGGCAATATGGAGTTAAATCAAAATTCCATGGAACATGGTTTTAGAATCACCTTGTCTTTCCTTCAGTTATTTGGTCATCTATAATCTACTAATATAAATATCGTGATGTTATGTGGCTCAGAGAGGGTCACTAATACGTTTTGCACTCTAGACACATGGCATTTACACATTTTCATTGTAAGAccccctctcagggggcctacgaaaccgctcagccccagggcccaatggcaggttaaggCAGGCCTGAATAGCAATGTTACATAATATTGCTTAACCCTCATAAGGTGTccgggtctgtgggacccgttttcagtttttagctttataaaagtgatacaaataattatttttttgatctaagattcattggctttggctcattttctgtgaggaacataaatcagaaaacattttcaaggacccccccctgtatacccc
The nucleotide sequence above comes from Gadus chalcogrammus isolate NIFS_2021 chromosome 4, NIFS_Gcha_1.0, whole genome shotgun sequence. Encoded proteins:
- the LOC130380514 gene encoding serine/threonine-protein phosphatase with EF-hands 2-like is translated as MFLLRSSIHPSPSSPAMRAALLIQRWYRQYAARLEMRRRCTWNIFQSIEYAGEQDQIKLYNFFGYLMEHFTPASSERSLISHIFRENDVVHDTEWERYFCYKSIEVSHGYHGPHLTFPMTFCEASKLVEAFKHKQLLHSRYVLQLLGEAWKLLRILPNINHVSTCHSKEITICGDLHGQLEDLLLVFYKNGLPSSEKPYVFNGDFVDRGKSSMEILLILFAFLLVYPNGVHLNRGNHEDHIVNLRYGFTKEVLGKYRVHGKKILKLLQKMFSWLPLATVIDGKVLVVHGGISDTTDLNVIARMERHKYVSALRPPKSSRRSAGGNRRAPRCTERGEERNHHGTGARAPAPGPGSRHAAQRRSLHSGSAVEEELRQRRQQAGLSQSLQELRRLVSSSSSSDEDDDDADDDDGSDPQPRTPERDEWKQMVDLLWSDPMAQDGCQPNQVRGGGCYWGPDVTEEVLGKHHLQLLIRSHECKQDGYEFCHNRRVLTLFSASNYYEVGSNRGAYVRMGPDLVPHFIQYQSSQTCRTLTLRQSIGRTERSALCALREQLFAHKSDLLGAFQHYDPDNTGLISLKHWASAMEEVLKLGLPWRVLRSQLGTSTQDGMLDYREWIQDLVFSEPKHELSNASILETMYRNHSNLETIFRIIDTDHSGSLSFEEFRQTWKLLSAHLKTEVDDDAIADLALSIDFNKDGSIDINEFMEAFRLVALAVPS